One genomic window of Desmospora activa DSM 45169 includes the following:
- a CDS encoding spore germination protein, with the protein MRSNGRRERRRKRRNHRQQDSVHSNQPTLFHDLHANLEKIREELGESTDLVIRQFQSKGDKPIPFALVYIDGLVNSDRIGDLIMKSMLLESESYHRTTPENTFARVKTRILAIGEIKAVHDWDQLLLSILSGETAILMDGWNEAFRCATKGGEKRAVEEPSSQASVRGPRDSFTELIRTNTALVRRRIKSPRLRLETRQIGKETQTDVAIMYINGIVDEKLVAEVRQRLDQIEIDGVLESGYIEDLIRDATFSPFPTVYASERPDVIAGNLLEGRVAILVDGTPFVLVVPTILVQFFQTPEDYYQNFNLSIFLRFVRYLSFTISMLLPALYIAVTTYHQGMLPTPFLISLAAQREAIPFPAFIEALVMEVMFEVMREAGIRLPRPVGQAVSIVGAIVLGEAAVRAGLVSAAMVIVVAITAIASFTAPSYGFAIPARLLRFLFMVAGASFGLYGILLLITAVLAHLCSLRSFGVPYLSPLAPFVLADQKDTVFRVPWWSMIRRPKSIHEKPIRMADDLRPTPSKEPKDGE; encoded by the coding sequence GTGCGTTCAAACGGTCGGCGGGAACGTCGCCGCAAACGGAGAAATCATCGACAGCAAGATTCGGTTCACAGTAATCAACCCACGCTTTTCCATGACTTGCACGCCAATCTGGAAAAAATCCGTGAAGAACTGGGTGAGAGCACCGATCTGGTCATTCGCCAATTCCAATCGAAGGGTGACAAACCCATTCCGTTTGCATTGGTATATATCGATGGATTGGTCAACAGTGATCGAATCGGCGATCTTATTATGAAATCCATGCTGTTGGAATCCGAAAGTTACCACCGCACGACACCGGAAAACACCTTTGCACGGGTAAAGACACGCATCTTAGCGATCGGTGAAATAAAAGCGGTTCATGATTGGGACCAATTGTTATTAAGCATTTTATCCGGAGAAACGGCTATTCTGATGGACGGTTGGAATGAAGCTTTTCGCTGTGCGACGAAAGGGGGAGAAAAGAGGGCGGTCGAGGAACCCAGTTCCCAAGCCTCTGTCCGTGGCCCTCGGGACAGCTTCACCGAATTGATCCGCACCAATACCGCCCTGGTTCGGCGACGGATAAAAAGTCCGCGTCTGCGACTGGAAACGAGGCAGATCGGAAAAGAAACACAGACTGACGTCGCCATTATGTACATCAACGGTATAGTAGACGAAAAGCTGGTAGCGGAAGTCCGGCAACGGCTGGATCAAATCGAAATCGATGGTGTACTAGAGTCAGGATATATCGAAGACCTGATCCGGGACGCCACCTTTTCTCCTTTTCCGACTGTATACGCATCGGAAAGACCTGATGTCATCGCCGGAAATTTATTGGAAGGACGGGTCGCCATCTTAGTGGATGGCACCCCTTTCGTGTTAGTTGTGCCGACGATTTTGGTGCAATTTTTTCAAACGCCGGAGGATTACTATCAAAACTTTAATCTCAGCATTTTTTTACGGTTTGTTCGCTATCTATCCTTTACGATTTCCATGTTGTTGCCTGCGCTTTATATCGCAGTAACCACCTATCACCAGGGAATGCTACCCACCCCGTTTTTGATCAGCCTGGCAGCCCAACGGGAGGCGATTCCCTTTCCCGCTTTTATCGAGGCACTCGTCATGGAAGTGATGTTTGAAGTGATGCGGGAAGCAGGAATCCGTTTGCCCCGCCCTGTGGGTCAAGCCGTATCCATTGTTGGAGCGATTGTATTGGGTGAAGCGGCGGTTCGAGCGGGCTTGGTCTCAGCAGCGATGGTAATCGTGGTAGCCATCACCGCTATCGCCAGTTTTACCGCCCCTTCCTACGGTTTTGCCATTCCCGCCCGCCTGCTGCGCTTTCTGTTCATGGTGGCTGGAGCTTCCTTTGGTTTATACGGCATTTTATTGTTGATCACCGCGGTTCTAGCCCATCTGTGTAGCCTTCGTTCCTTCGGAGTCCCTTATTTATCGCCGCTTGCCCCTTTTGTCTTGGCAGACCAAAAGGACACCGTATTCCGTGTTCCATGGTGGTCCATGATCCGGCGTCCCAAATCGATCCACGAAAAACCGATCCGAATGGCGGATGATTTACGCCCGACTCCCTCGAAAGAGCCAAAGGACGGTGAGTAA
- a CDS encoding thermonuclease family protein: MRNIFILVLILSMMIGCQSEEVFHGDVDGVSYGVDGLSFNVKNGDTEKKVRLALVQLPKDEVLEREMGRKAFNSYKGHTVTATIIDSAKEKYLSAPAFLTLDDQDIAIPLIEEGYLRVDEDSKYAEKYPEKVKAYLDAQEVAQKNELGIWGADEN; the protein is encoded by the coding sequence ATGCGCAATATTTTTATTCTAGTCCTGATCTTGTCGATGATGATCGGATGTCAATCTGAAGAAGTTTTTCATGGGGATGTGGATGGAGTGAGTTATGGTGTTGACGGTTTAAGTTTTAATGTGAAAAACGGGGACACGGAAAAGAAAGTTCGATTAGCTTTGGTTCAACTTCCAAAAGATGAAGTGTTAGAAAGAGAGATGGGACGGAAAGCGTTTAATTCCTATAAAGGCCACACGGTTACAGCGACGATTATTGACTCCGCCAAAGAGAAGTATCTATCAGCCCCCGCTTTTTTAACGCTGGATGATCAAGATATCGCCATTCCATTGATTGAAGAGGGCTACTTACGAGTAGACGAAGACTCTAAATATGCAGAGAAGTATCCAGAAAAAGTGAAAGCGTATCTGGATGCACAAGAGGTCGCTCAAAAAAATGAGCTTGGGATATGGGGAGCGGATGAAAACTAA
- the pckA gene encoding phosphoenolpyruvate carboxykinase (ATP), with amino-acid sequence MGTEVSVNNSVDWSFQGLIHSNLSTSQLVEQALRRGEGTLTSTGAFLATTGKYTGRSPKDKYLVDEPSSHDQIEWGSVNRPMQPAVFDRLLERVQHYLSAKEVFIFDGYAGNDPHFRLPLRVINEYAWHNLFVRQLFVRPTDQELKEHQPAFTVISAPGFMADPEKDGTRSETFIAVSLERRIILIGGTRYAGEMKKSIFSVMNYLLPQQGVLPMHCSANRGPTGDTALFFGLSGTGKTTLSADPERQLIGDDEHGWSDNGIFNIEGGCYAKCIGLSQEKEPQIWNAIQFGTVLENVTVDHRGVADYSSNTLTENTRAAYPVEHIPGARIPGVGGHPETILFLTADAFGVLPPIAKLTPEQAMYHFLSGYTSKLAGTERGVTEPEATFSTCFGAPFLPRPAKVYAEMLGEKIARHRARVYLVNTGWSGGAYGVGERMKLAHTRAMVKAALNGSLDQATFTPDPVFGVYVPDSCPGVPANILQPRRTWADPTAYDQKAQELAHRFQENFARFTDVSETIQNAGPTVKS; translated from the coding sequence ATGGGTACCGAGGTTTCCGTAAACAACTCCGTCGATTGGTCATTTCAAGGATTGATCCACTCAAATCTGTCAACGTCTCAATTGGTTGAACAAGCGCTTCGTCGTGGGGAGGGAACCCTTACTTCCACAGGGGCCTTTTTGGCTACCACCGGAAAATATACGGGCCGCTCCCCCAAGGACAAATATCTGGTGGACGAACCGTCCAGTCACGATCAGATTGAGTGGGGCAGTGTCAATCGCCCGATGCAACCGGCCGTCTTTGACCGTTTATTGGAGCGGGTGCAACATTATTTGTCCGCAAAAGAAGTTTTCATCTTTGACGGTTATGCCGGTAATGATCCTCACTTTCGTTTGCCGTTGCGCGTCATCAATGAATATGCCTGGCATAATCTGTTTGTGCGACAGCTGTTTGTCCGCCCAACAGATCAAGAGCTAAAAGAACATCAACCCGCGTTTACCGTCATCAGTGCGCCCGGCTTTATGGCCGATCCGGAGAAAGACGGAACCCGCTCGGAAACATTTATCGCCGTCAGCTTAGAACGTCGTATCATCCTGATCGGCGGCACCCGCTACGCCGGTGAAATGAAAAAGTCGATTTTTAGCGTCATGAACTATCTGTTGCCGCAACAAGGTGTCTTGCCGATGCACTGTTCCGCTAACCGGGGTCCTACTGGTGACACCGCTCTCTTCTTTGGGCTGTCGGGCACAGGAAAAACTACACTGTCCGCCGACCCCGAACGGCAATTGATCGGGGATGACGAGCACGGTTGGTCTGACAATGGGATCTTTAACATTGAGGGCGGCTGTTATGCCAAATGCATCGGGTTGTCTCAAGAGAAAGAACCCCAGATCTGGAATGCGATTCAGTTTGGAACCGTATTAGAAAATGTCACCGTCGATCACCGTGGTGTGGCCGATTACAGCAGTAACACGCTCACGGAAAACACTCGGGCCGCCTATCCGGTGGAACATATCCCCGGCGCTCGCATCCCCGGTGTAGGGGGGCACCCGGAGACGATCTTATTTTTAACTGCCGACGCCTTCGGTGTACTCCCTCCCATTGCCAAACTGACACCGGAACAAGCCATGTACCACTTTTTATCCGGCTACACCAGCAAACTGGCCGGTACCGAACGGGGAGTGACGGAACCGGAAGCCACCTTCTCCACCTGTTTTGGAGCACCTTTTTTACCGCGGCCGGCCAAGGTATACGCAGAAATGTTGGGTGAAAAGATCGCTCGTCACCGCGCCAGGGTTTACCTGGTCAACACCGGCTGGTCTGGTGGCGCCTACGGTGTCGGGGAGCGCATGAAACTGGCCCACACCCGTGCGATGGTAAAAGCCGCTCTCAACGGCAGCCTCGATCAGGCCACTTTCACCCCTGATCCGGTGTTCGGCGTCTATGTACCCGACTCTTGCCCCGGCGTTCCTGCGAACATCCTGCAACCCCGTCGCACCTGGGCTGACCCGACCGCCTATGACCAAAAAGCGCAGGAACTGGCTCATCGCTTCCAAGAAAACTTCGCTCGGTTTACGGATGTAAGTGAAACGATTCAAAACGCAGGGCCCACTGTAAAAAGTTAA
- a CDS encoding S1 RNA-binding domain-containing protein, with protein sequence MSQLAEGAVVSGEVVAIKPFGAFVKLESGETGLIHISQISAKFVEKVEDELSMGDTVKAKVLSIDPSGKISLSIKALSDDRPRGPRGRRGRGGAPDFEDMMKKWMKSSEERLSALAAKQKKGR encoded by the coding sequence ATGAGTCAGCTAGCGGAAGGAGCCGTCGTAAGCGGAGAAGTCGTCGCAATAAAACCCTTTGGGGCTTTTGTCAAGTTGGAATCAGGGGAGACTGGTCTAATTCATATTTCCCAAATCTCCGCCAAATTTGTGGAGAAAGTGGAAGATGAATTATCCATGGGGGATACCGTGAAGGCAAAGGTGCTTTCCATCGATCCATCCGGAAAAATCTCCCTCTCCATCAAAGCACTCAGCGACGACCGTCCTCGCGGCCCTCGTGGACGCCGCGGACGCGGAGGCGCGCCGGATTTTGAGGACATGATGAAAAAATGGATGAAAAGCAGCGAAGAGCGTTTAAGTGCATTGGCGGCCAAACAAAAAAAGGGGCGCTAA